In Nitrospinota bacterium, the DNA window GAACGGAGGCAATCCGTGCAGGCTCAGGAAGGGGTATTGAAAGCTCCTTATCATTATTCATTGATTCAAAAATATATTTTTGACGATTTACCTCTAATCGCCATGAACGTGGCTCGCATTGGCGCTCAAACTCCAGGAATGGCTTACGAGACCGCCGGTGGCGAACTACATTGGGTAACGATTGGATTCGGCCCTATGATTTGGTTGCTCATTACGCCGGATCTCCCAGCACCAGGAGGGTTTCGTGCATTTGATGAAGTCGATATTGGAGATAAAGAGATCTCAGAATCTGAAGGTGATATGTTGCTGTATTTTTCTTCCGGCCAGCCTAAGCTAAACCGGAAACTTGCTCGGAGTGTAGGTGAACTGTTTGGGAACAATGGTAGATTAATTGAAGAAGTGGAAGTAGAAGGGGGCGAACATTCAGATTTTTCAGGAGTGAAAAAACAGTTGCTTATTGATGATCCAAACTTTCTTGATCAGGCACAAAGCAGTTTTTTGAGCACGCACCGTTTCTTAACCAAAGAAGATTCTGACTGTGATTTGCTGCAACACCGCTATAATTATAAAGCAGAATGTGGTGGATCGGGTGACTATGTTTTGACCTTTAATAATAAACCATTCAGGTTGGAAGAACATAGTGAGTCCTTAACACAACCTCCAATTTCGCGGGGCCTATTTTTCATACCCTCTCTCGATTTATTGACCAGCCTGAGAATGGGTGGTATCCGTATGGGTTCCCTTGCCATCAACGCCAAATGGAAAGGGCATTAACTCTAATATATTACTGGCTAGTTGGCCTAGTTTAAATTGCTTTAGAGGTTTTGGTGGTCTCCACTATTTATGGTTTCGAGGCGTTTTACTAAAACTTCAATCAGTTTGTCTTTCAATTTCGATGAAATATTTGGTTTGAGTTTGTCCATATTTTGAGTGTCTATTTTCAGCGCAATAGCGTTTCCATCAGCTACGACAGTGGTGGTTCGAACTCGTTTTAAAATACAGGAGATCTCTCCAAATACAGCACCTGCTTTAAGTGTGGTAAGAACCATATCGTTAGAGTTGCTTTTAATAACAGTCACTAAGCCTTTTAGAAGTATGAAAAAAGAATAATCTAATTCTCCTTCCCTGATAATTACATCGGTAGAGTTGAATCCCCAGATTTGATTGTCCAAAGTGCTGATGGAGTGCTTTTCTTCCTGAGTGAAGTTTTCAAAGAAGGGAAGTTTGTCAATAAGTTCAAATGCTTGTTTCTGTTCCACTTAATGGGATCCTAGTTAGTTTTTAATATGTCATTTTATTTAATTACAAAGTTAATAAAAGCCCCATTCAATGAACAAATTCCTGTTCATCGTAAAGATATAGTTTTCTGCCGGGTATTGTTTTCTCATTACCCTTTTATATGCCTCTTCCAGCGTAATTTTGGATGACGGGCGGCCTGGGCTTCATCGGGACGTGACACTTTAGGCAGGCAAGGCGAAGCGTGCAAGCTGTCCGGATCTTCTTTACCCTTATCTGCAATAGATTTCATCGCATCAATAAAATTGTCCAACGTTTCCTTCGATTCCGTTTCAGTAGGCTCGATCATCAACGCGCCTTTGACAATCAGTGGAAAATATACGGTAGGTGGATGGAAACCTTTATCAATGAGGGCTTTGGCGAAATCCATTGTGGTGATACCTTGCCCTTTATCGTTGAAGACGCATTCATGTAAAGTCGGCCCTGTAAATGGCAGGTGGAATGTGTCTTTCAATCGGGCGCGAATATAATTTGCGTTCAGGACTGCAGATTGAGCCACTTCCCGAATGCCTTCCGCTCCCAGTGTTCGAATGTAGGCGTAGGCACGTAACAGCATACCAAAGTTGCCGTTGAAAGATTTCAGCCTGCCGACACTTTCTGGACGGTCCGCGTTTAGCCTGTATTTTGATCCTGTTTTTTCTACTACTGGTGCGGGCAGATAAGGTTCAAGTATGTTTTTAATACAAACAGGGCCTGCACCCGGACCACCACCGCCATGCGGGGTTGAAAAAGTTTTGTGCAGGTTGATATGCAGCACATCGATTCCCATATCACCCATTTTGGCAATTCCCATAACAGCGTTTAAGTTGGCTCCATCACAATAAACAAGCCCGCCTTTTTTGTGGACGATTTCTGTGATTTTTAAAATGTCTTTTTCAAACATTCCCAACGTGTTGGGATTGGTCAGCATGATTGCTGCTGTTTCTTCATCCATTGCCGCTTCAAGTTTGGTGACATCAATCATCCCTTCAGCATTGGATGGTAATTGAACGGATTTGTATCCGCATAACGTGGCACTGGCCGGGTTTGTACCGTGGGCGGAATCGGGAAGTAATACTTTTTTTCTGGGGTTACCTTGTGCAGAGTGGTAGGCCTGGATCATCAGCATGCCCGCAAACTCTCCCTGGGCTCCAGCAGCAGGTTGCAGGCTGGCGTGATCCATTCCGCTGATTATTTTCAGGCATTCCTGCAACTCATACATCAACTGAAGGCTGCCTTGCGAGTCTGAACAAGGTGTCATCGGGTGGTGCTGAGCGAAGCCGGGCAATCGCGCCAAGGTCTCATTAATTTTGGGGTTGTATTTCATGGTACACGATCCCAATGGGTAGAAATTTGTGTCGATGCTAAAGTTCCACTGGGATAGCCGGGTGTAATGGCGTACCACATCAAGTTCGGTAAGTTCCGGGAGTTCTTCTATCTCCTCGCGGATTTCTGTTGGTGGCAGTAAGGTTTCAATCTCTACTTCTGGTACATCACAAGAAGGTAGGGAATAAGCCTTTCGACCTGGGGAACCCATTTCAAATACAAGCGGTTCTTCAAAGATCAAACCAGATGTTCCCGGGCTATTCGATTTTTTTGGCACTTGATTCATAATATTCCTTTGAACTTAATAAGAGGTCGTATTTAGCATTTTCAACAGGGTGTTGAGGACTTTATCAGGAGACAGGGAGTCATTGTCTCTTTCTTCCAATACCACGCTTTTGGGATTTAGAGGACCCCAGCGTTTTATTTCTCCATGTTTAAAGATGACACATACCGGTTTATCAACTGCCGAGGCAAG includes these proteins:
- a CDS encoding cyclic nucleotide-binding domain-containing protein gives rise to the protein MEQKQAFELIDKLPFFENFTQEEKHSISTLDNQIWGFNSTDVIIREGELDYSFFILLKGLVTVIKSNSNDMVLTTLKAGAVFGEISCILKRVRTTTVVADGNAIALKIDTQNMDKLKPNISSKLKDKLIEVLVKRLETINSGDHQNL
- a CDS encoding glycine dehydrogenase subunit 2 — its product is MNQVPKKSNSPGTSGLIFEEPLVFEMGSPGRKAYSLPSCDVPEVEIETLLPPTEIREEIEELPELTELDVVRHYTRLSQWNFSIDTNFYPLGSCTMKYNPKINETLARLPGFAQHHPMTPCSDSQGSLQLMYELQECLKIISGMDHASLQPAAGAQGEFAGMLMIQAYHSAQGNPRKKVLLPDSAHGTNPASATLCGYKSVQLPSNAEGMIDVTKLEAAMDEETAAIMLTNPNTLGMFEKDILKITEIVHKKGGLVYCDGANLNAVMGIAKMGDMGIDVLHINLHKTFSTPHGGGGPGAGPVCIKNILEPYLPAPVVEKTGSKYRLNADRPESVGRLKSFNGNFGMLLRAYAYIRTLGAEGIREVAQSAVLNANYIRARLKDTFHLPFTGPTLHECVFNDKGQGITTMDFAKALIDKGFHPPTVYFPLIVKGALMIEPTETESKETLDNFIDAMKSIADKGKEDPDSLHASPCLPKVSRPDEAQAARHPKLRWKRHIKG